One window of the Rhizobiaceae bacterium genome contains the following:
- the hrpB gene encoding ATP-dependent helicase HrpB gives MPVTVLPDLPVTAVLPALTGALAERPRAVLVAPPGAGKTTLVPLALLDQPWRGDGKIVLLEPRRLAARAAARRMAQLLGEEPGGTVGYAMRMDSRQSAATRILVVTEGILARMILDDPELPGVSAVLFDEFHERSLDGDFGLALALDVQGALRPDLRLLVMSATLDGARVAKLLGDAPVIESEGRSFPVDIRYRERPAGTPIEDDMAKAIRDALAEETGSVLAFLPGQREIDRTAERLDGRVGGDVDIVPLYGQLDGKAQDAAIRPAPAGRRKVVLATAIAETSITIDGVRVVIDSGLSRLPKFEPASGLTRLETVRVSRASADQRAGRAGRTQPGVAIRLWRAEQTAALPAFTPPEILEADLSGLLLDCAAFGVADPATLAFLDPPPALALAEARSLLRDLDAVDEAGRLTEAGEAMRRLALPARLAHMVAEAGRSGQALDAARLAVLLTERGLGGSDTDLERRLARFLADRSPRASAARQLAERLARQVARHPHDQDSRSAAGPLLLHAWPDHVAKARGERGRFLLANGSGAMLDAADPLAGEAFLVVADLQGKAQNARVTAAAAITESDLRAGLAGRIERRTETLFDTEKRAVRVRETERLGAIQLSERMLPAPTGDMADRAILDAIRAHGLALLPWTKETESLRNRLKWLRQGLGEPWPDVSDEALLAALDDWLLPFLGGEASFSRIRPGVVHDGLMSLVPHDLQRRLAALAPTHFEAPTGNRVPIDYEGEQPVLSIRVQELFGMARHPSIADGKVPLTVELLSPAHRPIQTTRDLPGFWRGSWADVRSDMRGRYPKHVWPEDPLNAAPTARAKPRGT, from the coding sequence ATGCCTGTCACCGTTCTTCCCGATCTGCCGGTCACGGCTGTTTTGCCCGCGCTGACCGGCGCGCTGGCGGAACGGCCGCGCGCCGTGCTTGTCGCCCCGCCCGGCGCCGGCAAGACGACGCTGGTGCCGTTGGCGCTGCTCGACCAGCCCTGGCGCGGCGACGGGAAAATCGTCCTGCTCGAACCGCGCCGGCTGGCCGCCCGCGCCGCCGCCCGCCGCATGGCGCAGCTTCTCGGCGAGGAGCCGGGCGGCACGGTCGGCTACGCCATGCGTATGGATAGCCGGCAGTCGGCGGCGACAAGAATCCTCGTCGTCACCGAGGGCATTCTGGCCCGCATGATCCTCGACGATCCCGAACTGCCCGGCGTTTCGGCCGTGCTGTTCGACGAATTCCATGAGCGCTCGCTCGACGGGGATTTCGGACTGGCGCTGGCGCTCGACGTGCAGGGCGCGCTGAGACCCGATTTGCGGCTGCTGGTCATGTCGGCGACGCTGGACGGGGCGCGGGTGGCGAAGCTGCTCGGCGACGCGCCGGTGATCGAAAGCGAGGGCCGCAGCTTTCCGGTCGACATCCGCTATCGTGAGCGACCCGCCGGAACGCCGATAGAGGACGACATGGCGAAGGCGATCCGTGACGCCTTGGCCGAGGAGACCGGCAGCGTGCTCGCCTTTTTGCCCGGCCAGCGCGAGATCGACCGCACAGCCGAGCGGCTGGACGGCCGCGTCGGCGGCGATGTCGACATCGTGCCGCTCTACGGGCAGCTCGACGGCAAGGCGCAGGACGCGGCGATCCGGCCCGCGCCCGCCGGCCGCCGCAAGGTGGTTCTGGCGACCGCGATCGCCGAGACGTCGATCACCATAGATGGCGTGCGCGTCGTCATCGACAGCGGCCTTTCCCGCCTGCCGAAGTTCGAGCCCGCCTCCGGCCTGACGCGGCTGGAGACGGTGCGCGTGTCGCGCGCTTCCGCCGACCAGCGGGCGGGCCGCGCCGGGCGCACGCAGCCGGGCGTCGCGATACGGCTGTGGCGGGCCGAACAGACGGCGGCGCTGCCCGCCTTCACCCCGCCCGAAATTCTGGAGGCGGATCTTTCCGGCCTGCTGCTTGACTGCGCCGCCTTCGGCGTGGCCGATCCGGCGACGCTTGCCTTCCTCGATCCGCCGCCCGCGCTGGCGCTGGCGGAGGCCCGCAGCCTGCTTCGCGATCTCGATGCGGTCGATGAGGCCGGTCGCCTCACGGAGGCGGGCGAGGCCATGCGCCGGCTCGCCCTGCCGGCGCGGCTGGCGCATATGGTCGCCGAGGCAGGCCGAAGCGGTCAGGCGCTCGACGCCGCACGCCTCGCCGTGCTCCTGACCGAGCGTGGCCTCGGCGGCAGCGATACCGATCTGGAGCGGCGGCTCGCCCGCTTCCTCGCCGACCGTTCGCCGCGCGCGAGCGCCGCGCGGCAGCTCGCCGAAAGGCTGGCGCGACAGGTCGCCCGACACCCCCACGATCAGGATTCTCGAAGCGCCGCCGGCCCGCTTCTTCTCCATGCATGGCCGGACCACGTCGCCAAGGCGCGCGGCGAGCGCGGGCGGTTCCTGCTCGCCAATGGCAGCGGCGCCATGCTCGACGCCGCCGATCCGCTGGCGGGCGAGGCCTTCCTCGTCGTCGCCGATCTTCAGGGCAAGGCGCAGAATGCCCGCGTGACGGCCGCCGCCGCGATCACCGAGAGCGATCTGAGGGCAGGCCTCGCCGGGCGCATCGAGCGCCGGACGGAAACGCTGTTCGACACCGAAAAGCGCGCCGTGCGGGTGCGCGAGACGGAGCGTCTCGGCGCCATCCAGCTTTCTGAACGTATGCTGCCTGCCCCGACCGGCGACATGGCAGACCGCGCCATCCTCGACGCGATCCGCGCGCATGGGCTGGCATTGCTGCCGTGGACGAAGGAGACGGAAAGCCTGCGCAACCGTTTGAAATGGCTGCGTCAGGGGCTCGGCGAGCCATGGCCGGACGTGTCCGACGAGGCACTGCTCGCCGCGCTGGACGACTGGCTCCTGCCTTTCCTCGGCGGGGAGGCATCGTTCTCGCGCATCCGGCCGGGCGTCGTGCATGATGGGCTTATGTCGCTGGTGCCGCACGATCTGCAGCGCAGGCTCGCCGCGCTGGCACCGACGCATTTCGAGGCGCCGACCGGCAACCGCGTGCCGATCGACTATGAAGGCGAGCAGCCGGTCCTGTCGATCCGCGTGCAGGAGCTTTTCGGCATGGCCCGCCATCCTTCCATCGCCGACGGCAAGGTGCCGCTGACGGTGGAGCTTCTGTCGCCGGCGCACCGGCCGATCCAGACGACGCGCGACCTGCCGGGCTTCTGGCGCGGCTCGTGGGCCGACGTGCGCTCCGACATGCGCGGCCGCTATCCGAAACATGTCTGGCCGGAGGACCCGCTCAACGCCGCGCCGACCGCGCGCGCCAAGCCGCGCGGCACATAG
- a CDS encoding ActS/PrrB/RegB family redox-sensitive histidine kinase, with amino-acid sequence MLQDLRNFDPHQSNRLRLNTLIRLRWLAIIGQSLAVLIVAYWFGFQLPVSLCFALIACSAWVNIFLALRYPATHRLDPFPALAILIFDALQLAGLLYMTGGMTNPFSLLIAVPVVVSATSLPVRLTVGLGFLVVAMATLLVFFHLPLPWSESPPLAIPFLYVVGMWLAVVSSIAFTAIYAWRIANEARQLANALAATELVLQREQHLSALDGLAAAAAHELGTPLATIALVAKEMQRALGDDPRFHEDVTLLRSQTDRCREILKRLTSLSTENEAHLARLPLTSLVEEVTAPHREFGIAIKLEQGERFGPEPVGRRNPGVLYGLGNLVENAVDFARTTVHIGLSWDDQRILFRVRDDGPGFPPDIIDRIGEPYMSTRQGAEPGGGLGLGLFIAKTLLERSGATLRFQNAPERGQGALVEVTWSREAFTKPLIEAEKSLA; translated from the coding sequence ATGCTGCAGGACCTTCGCAATTTCGATCCGCACCAGTCGAACCGGCTGCGCCTCAACACGCTGATCCGGCTGCGCTGGCTGGCGATCATCGGCCAGAGCCTCGCCGTGCTGATCGTCGCCTACTGGTTCGGCTTCCAGCTTCCGGTCAGCCTGTGCTTCGCGCTGATCGCCTGTTCGGCCTGGGTCAACATCTTCCTGGCGCTGCGCTATCCGGCCACGCACCGGCTGGACCCGTTTCCGGCGCTCGCCATCCTGATTTTCGATGCGTTGCAGCTTGCCGGCCTGCTCTACATGACCGGCGGCATGACCAACCCCTTCTCGCTGCTCATCGCCGTGCCGGTGGTAGTGTCGGCGACGTCCCTGCCCGTCCGCTTGACGGTTGGGCTGGGATTTCTGGTCGTCGCGATGGCGACGCTGCTGGTGTTCTTCCACCTGCCCCTGCCATGGAGCGAGTCGCCGCCGCTGGCGATCCCGTTCCTCTATGTCGTCGGCATGTGGTTGGCGGTGGTGTCGAGCATCGCCTTCACCGCCATCTACGCCTGGCGCATCGCCAACGAGGCCCGTCAGCTCGCCAACGCGCTGGCCGCGACGGAACTGGTGCTCCAGCGCGAGCAGCACCTATCCGCGCTGGACGGGCTGGCCGCGGCGGCTGCCCATGAGCTGGGCACGCCGCTCGCCACCATCGCGCTGGTCGCCAAGGAGATGCAGCGGGCGCTCGGCGACGACCCGAGATTCCACGAGGACGTGACGCTGCTGCGCAGTCAGACGGACCGCTGCCGCGAGATCCTGAAGCGCCTGACCAGCCTGTCGACGGAGAACGAGGCGCATCTCGCCCGCCTGCCGCTGACCTCGCTGGTCGAGGAGGTGACCGCGCCGCATCGCGAGTTCGGCATTGCCATAAAGCTGGAGCAGGGGGAACGCTTCGGCCCGGAGCCGGTCGGCAGACGCAATCCCGGCGTGCTCTACGGCCTCGGCAATCTCGTCGAGAACGCCGTCGATTTCGCCCGAACGACCGTCCATATCGGCCTGTCTTGGGACGACCAGCGCATCCTGTTCCGCGTGCGCGACGACGGACCGGGGTTTCCGCCCGACATCATAGACCGCATCGGCGAGCCCTACATGTCGACGCGGCAGGGCGCGGAGCCCGGCGGCGGACTCGGGCTCGGCCTGTTCATCGCGAAAACGCTGCTGGAGCGGTCCGGCGCCACGCTGCGCTTTCAGAACGCTCCCGAACGCGGTCAGGGCGCACTGGTCGAGGTGACATGGTCGCGCGAGGCCTTTACCAAGCCGCTTATCGAGGCGGAAAAGAGCCTTGCCTGA
- a CDS encoding MmcB family DNA repair protein codes for MPIVSPIPLNPLADGRQSERAMVVRRGVQRLLMEMGAHVLPEISLASGRRADLVALTRSGDIWIIEIKSSIEDFRVDRKWPEYRLFSDRFFFATHPAVPPGIFPDECGFILSDGYGAEIMRDAPEHRLAPATRKALMLRIARAGAARLLAAELAGVSVPALDGESE; via the coding sequence ATGCCGATCGTTTCACCGATTCCTCTCAATCCGCTGGCGGACGGCCGCCAGTCCGAGCGCGCCATGGTGGTGCGCCGCGGCGTGCAGCGCCTGCTCATGGAGATGGGCGCGCATGTGCTGCCCGAAATCTCCCTCGCCAGCGGCCGCCGGGCCGACCTCGTCGCGCTGACGCGCAGCGGTGATATCTGGATCATCGAGATAAAATCCTCGATCGAGGACTTCCGGGTCGACCGCAAATGGCCGGAATACCGGCTGTTTTCCGATCGTTTCTTCTTCGCCACGCACCCGGCGGTTCCCCCCGGGATTTTTCCCGACGAATGCGGATTCATCCTTTCGGACGGTTATGGCGCCGAGATCATGCGCGATGCGCCGGAACACCGGCTGGCGCCGGCGACGCGCAAGGCGCTGATGCTCAGGATCGCCCGCGCCGGCGCGGCGCGCCTGCTGGCGGCGGAACTTGCGGGAGTGTCGGTGCCGGCGCTGGACGGGGAGAGTGAATAA
- a CDS encoding L,D-transpeptidase yields the protein MNLKTVLIAVGLSLTAMLAGCTTDGGFVTTFSGSYGARTDAGYRLPAIPISKVPAKYHRQVVRYDTKENPGTVIVDTRAKFLYLVMANGKAMRYGIGVGREGFEWKGTSRIAMKREWPVWTPPAAMIRRQPELAKWRGGMPGGPGNALGARAMYLFNKGGDTGYRLHGTPEWHSIGKAMSSGCIRLINQDVIDLYSRVDVGAKVIVM from the coding sequence ATGAATCTGAAGACCGTGCTCATCGCCGTCGGCCTTTCGCTCACCGCCATGCTCGCGGGCTGCACCACCGATGGCGGGTTCGTCACCACGTTCTCGGGCAGCTACGGCGCGCGGACGGATGCCGGCTATCGCCTGCCGGCCATCCCGATCTCCAAGGTGCCGGCGAAATATCATCGACAGGTCGTCCGCTACGACACCAAGGAGAATCCCGGCACGGTCATCGTCGATACCCGCGCCAAGTTCCTTTATCTCGTCATGGCCAACGGCAAGGCCATGCGCTACGGCATCGGCGTCGGCCGCGAAGGCTTCGAGTGGAAAGGCACCTCGCGCATCGCCATGAAGCGGGAATGGCCGGTGTGGACACCGCCGGCCGCGATGATCCGCCGGCAGCCGGAACTGGCCAAATGGCGCGGCGGCATGCCCGGCGGCCCGGGCAACGCGCTCGGCGCGCGCGCCATGTATCTTTTCAACAAGGGCGGCGACACCGGATACCGCCTGCACGGCACGCCGGAATGGCACTCGATCGGCAAGGCCATGTCGTCCGGTTGCATCCGCCTGATCAACCAGGATGTCATCGACCTCTACAGCCGCGTCGATGTCGGGGCGAAGGTCATCGTCATGTAG
- a CDS encoding MurR/RpiR family transcriptional regulator, translating to MPETGDRPPKDFQALRGLIAERAESLPKRLSQVASYALANPDEIAFGTVASIAAEAAVQPSTLVRFAHALGYSGFSDLQEVFRSRLRERVLNYDERLARMREHGIAASKAGLLLDGFLEAAERSVADLRGKVDPERLDKAVGMLASAETIYLIGLRRSFPVTSYISYAMGKSGIRNILVDGVAGLGAEQVGFIGRGDAVIAVSFAPYASQTVSLVDIAAARGAGIVAVTDSVFSPIAPPADVVLEVVEANFEGFRSLAATMALAISLTVAVAARRGGEQAPA from the coding sequence ATGCCGGAAACGGGCGACAGGCCTCCAAAGGATTTTCAGGCGCTGCGCGGCCTGATCGCCGAGCGGGCCGAAAGCCTGCCCAAGCGGCTGTCGCAGGTGGCGTCCTATGCGCTCGCGAATCCCGACGAGATCGCCTTCGGCACGGTGGCCAGCATCGCCGCCGAAGCGGCGGTGCAGCCTTCCACCCTCGTGCGCTTCGCCCACGCGCTCGGCTATTCAGGCTTTTCGGATCTGCAGGAGGTCTTCCGCTCCCGTCTGCGCGAACGCGTGCTGAATTACGACGAGCGCCTTGCCCGCATGCGCGAGCACGGCATCGCCGCCAGCAAGGCCGGCCTGCTGCTGGACGGGTTTCTGGAAGCGGCGGAGCGGTCCGTCGCGGACCTGCGCGGCAAGGTCGATCCCGAGCGGCTGGACAAGGCGGTCGGCATGCTCGCATCCGCCGAGACGATCTACCTGATAGGGCTGCGGCGTTCTTTTCCCGTCACGTCCTACATCAGCTATGCCATGGGCAAGTCCGGCATCCGCAACATCCTCGTGGATGGCGTGGCGGGGCTGGGCGCCGAGCAGGTCGGCTTCATCGGCAGGGGCGATGCCGTCATCGCCGTGAGTTTCGCGCCCTATGCCAGTCAGACCGTTTCGCTGGTCGATATTGCGGCGGCGCGGGGCGCGGGGATCGTCGCCGTCACGGACTCTGTCTTCTCGCCCATCGCCCCGCCGGCGGATGTCGTGCTCGAAGTGGTGGAAGCCAATTTCGAAGGATTCCGATCGCTGGCCGCGACCATGGCGCTGGCGATCAGCCTCACCGTTGCGGTCGCCGCGCGCCGTGGCGGCGAGCAAGCGCCGGCCTGA
- a CDS encoding ActR/PrrA/RegA family redox response regulator transcription factor, which translates to MTEGDAPAGGTDQTLLIVDDDKPFLTRLARAMETRGYQVDTAESVEEAVSKARQRPPAFAVVDMRLGDGNGLDVVAAIREKREDSRTIILTGYGNIATAVTAVKLGAIDYLSKPADADEIHAALTRTSGERAAPPENPMSADRVRWEHIQRVYEMCDRNVSETARRLNMHRRTLQRILAKRAPR; encoded by the coding sequence ATGACCGAAGGTGACGCGCCGGCAGGCGGCACGGATCAGACGCTGCTCATCGTCGACGACGACAAGCCATTCCTTACCCGCCTTGCGCGCGCCATGGAGACGCGCGGCTATCAGGTGGACACCGCCGAGAGCGTCGAGGAGGCCGTGAGCAAGGCACGCCAGCGTCCCCCGGCCTTCGCGGTCGTCGACATGCGGCTGGGCGACGGCAACGGGCTGGACGTCGTCGCCGCCATCCGCGAGAAGCGCGAGGATTCCCGCACCATCATCCTCACCGGCTACGGCAACATCGCCACCGCCGTGACGGCGGTGAAGCTCGGCGCGATCGACTATCTGTCGAAGCCTGCCGATGCCGACGAGATCCACGCCGCGCTGACGCGGACGTCAGGCGAACGCGCCGCGCCGCCTGAAAATCCGATGTCGGCGGATCGCGTGCGCTGGGAGCACATCCAGCGCGTCTACGAAATGTGCGACCGCAACGTCTCCGAAACGGCGCGGCGTCTCAACATGCACCGCAGGACGCTGCAAAGGATATTGGCGAAGCGGGCGCCGAGATAG
- a CDS encoding NifU family protein, with the protein MFIQTEATPNPATLKFLPGKEVLREGTADFRDAQVAREASPLAGRLFDIHGVTGVFFGYDFITVTKDGPDWQHLKPAILGTIMEHFMSGQPVLATTFGPSQAETELDEEFYDKADEEIVLTIKELLDTRVRPAVAQDGGDITFRGFENGTVFLNMKGACSGCPSSTATLKHGIQNLLRHFVPEVQHVEQVS; encoded by the coding sequence ATGTTCATCCAGACCGAAGCGACCCCCAATCCGGCCACGCTGAAATTCCTGCCCGGCAAGGAAGTGCTGCGCGAAGGCACAGCCGACTTCCGCGACGCGCAGGTCGCCCGCGAGGCGTCGCCGCTGGCTGGCCGGCTTTTCGATATCCATGGCGTGACCGGTGTCTTCTTCGGCTACGACTTCATCACCGTCACCAAGGACGGACCCGACTGGCAGCATCTCAAGCCCGCCATCCTCGGCACCATCATGGAGCATTTCATGTCCGGCCAGCCGGTCTTGGCGACGACGTTCGGGCCGAGCCAAGCCGAGACCGAACTCGACGAGGAATTCTACGACAAGGCCGACGAGGAGATCGTGCTGACGATCAAGGAACTGCTGGACACGCGTGTCCGCCCGGCGGTCGCGCAGGACGGCGGCGACATCACCTTCCGCGGCTTCGAGAACGGCACCGTGTTCCTGAATATGAAGGGCGCCTGCTCCGGCTGCCCGTCCTCGACCGCCACGCTGAAGCACGGCATCCAGAACCTGCTGCGCCACTTCGTTCCCGAAGTGCAGCATGTCGAGCAGGTCTCCTGA
- the cueR gene encoding Cu(I)-responsive transcriptional regulator — protein sequence MNVGEAARASGLPAKTIRYYEEIGLISPARAANGYRDYASGDIHRLAFLRRARGLGFSVEECRQLLALYRDKSRASQDVREIAIAHVGAIDEKIRELQAMRGTLNKLIHACHGDHRPDCPILDDIAGVGKAN from the coding sequence ATGAACGTTGGAGAGGCCGCGCGGGCATCCGGGCTTCCGGCCAAGACGATCCGCTACTACGAGGAGATCGGGCTCATCAGTCCCGCGCGCGCGGCCAACGGCTATCGCGACTACGCGTCGGGCGACATCCACCGCCTAGCCTTCCTGCGCCGGGCGCGGGGCCTGGGTTTCTCGGTCGAGGAATGCCGGCAGTTGCTGGCGCTCTATCGCGACAAGAGCCGCGCCAGCCAGGACGTGCGCGAGATCGCCATCGCCCATGTCGGCGCCATCGACGAGAAGATCCGGGAATTGCAGGCGATGCGCGGCACGCTGAACAAGCTCATACATGCCTGCCATGGCGACCACAGGCCGGATTGCCCGATTCTCGACGACATCGCAGGCGTCGGGAAAGCGAACTGA
- a CDS encoding Gfo/Idh/MocA family oxidoreductase: MAKDTIGVGLIGSGFMGKAHALAWNAVGPVFGDTPRIRLLHLGEAGDELARKKAAEFGFECASGDWRQVIADPDVDVVSITTPNKFHLEMATAALAAGKHVWCEKPMAPNLADAERMLAAAKASGKAAVLGYNYIQNPLVRHIRKLLDEGAIGAVNHVRIEMDEDFMADPEAPFQQRHEAANGWGALDDFGVHPLSFVTMLFGKVVKVMCDMSKPYPTRRTPEGDRDVEVYDLVTILLRLENGASGYIAASRTAWGRKGRIAIQIFGSRGTITFDQERMNEFQLYVTSDRPTEQGFRTILSAPHHPPYDRFIPAPGHNLGFNDLKVIECRQLIGRIRGEESVGITFDDGILIERTVAAAGKSFQEGRWVEVH; encoded by the coding sequence ATGGCTAAGGACACGATCGGCGTCGGCCTGATCGGCAGCGGCTTCATGGGCAAGGCGCATGCGCTCGCCTGGAACGCGGTCGGCCCGGTGTTCGGCGACACGCCCCGGATCAGGCTCCTGCATCTCGGCGAGGCCGGCGACGAACTGGCGCGGAAGAAAGCCGCGGAATTCGGCTTCGAGTGCGCCTCCGGCGACTGGCGGCAGGTGATCGCCGACCCGGATGTCGACGTTGTCTCGATCACCACGCCGAACAAGTTCCATCTGGAAATGGCGACGGCGGCGCTTGCGGCCGGCAAGCATGTCTGGTGCGAAAAGCCGATGGCGCCGAACCTCGCCGATGCGGAAAGGATGCTGGCGGCGGCGAAAGCGTCCGGCAAGGCTGCGGTGCTCGGCTACAATTACATCCAGAATCCGCTCGTCCGTCATATACGCAAGCTGCTGGACGAAGGCGCGATCGGGGCGGTCAACCATGTCCGCATCGAGATGGACGAGGATTTCATGGCCGATCCCGAGGCGCCGTTCCAGCAGCGCCACGAGGCGGCGAACGGCTGGGGAGCGTTGGACGATTTCGGCGTCCACCCGCTGTCCTTCGTCACCATGCTGTTCGGCAAGGTGGTGAAGGTCATGTGCGACATGTCGAAACCCTATCCGACGCGCAGGACGCCGGAAGGCGACCGCGACGTGGAGGTCTACGACCTCGTCACCATACTGCTCAGGCTGGAGAACGGCGCGTCGGGCTATATCGCCGCGAGCCGCACGGCATGGGGGCGCAAGGGCCGCATCGCCATCCAGATCTTCGGTTCCAGGGGAACGATCACATTCGATCAGGAGCGGATGAACGAGTTCCAGCTTTACGTCACGTCCGACCGACCGACCGAGCAGGGCTTTCGCACCATCCTCTCGGCCCCGCATCACCCGCCCTATGACCGCTTCATTCCCGCCCCGGGCCACAATCTCGGCTTCAACGACCTGAAGGTCATCGAATGCCGCCAGCTGATCGGCCGCATTCGGGGAGAAGAGAGCGTCGGCATCACCTTCGACGACGGCATCCTGATCGAACGCACCGTCGCAGCGGCAGGCAAATCCTTTCAGGAAGGGCGCTGGGTGGAGGTTCACTGA
- a CDS encoding aldehyde dehydrogenase family protein, producing MSHNLQFYIDGAWVDPVTPNVFDVIDPSTEDAFAQISLGSKADVDKAVAAAKRAFRTFGFSTVEERLDILNRIIEVYKKRSNDLALAVSREMGAPRQFALESQVGIGLAHLTQMAKTLKEFEFRHVKGDHLIVKEPIGVVGLITPWNWPLNQITCKVAPAIAAGCTMVLKPSEIAPLDGIIFAEIVDEAGVPKGVFNLVNGDGPTVGEAMSAHPDIDMMSFTGSTRAGILVAKAAADTVKRVHQELGGKSANILFDDVDLPAAVTKGVAGCFGNSGQSCNAPTRMFVPRERHDEAASIAKEAAEKFTVGPADGPNTRLGPVVSEVQFKKIQDLIESGIKEGATLLTGGPGRPADLNRGYYVRPTVFANVTPDMRIAKEEIFGPVLSIMPYDTVEQVVDEANNTVYGLASYIQTKDMKKAREVASRMRSGNVYINYPTWDAGLPFGGYKQSGNGREYAEYGLEDFLEIKGIAGYQAAE from the coding sequence ATGTCGCACAATCTGCAGTTCTATATCGACGGCGCCTGGGTTGATCCGGTCACGCCAAACGTTTTCGATGTCATCGATCCGTCGACCGAAGACGCGTTCGCCCAGATTTCGCTGGGTTCCAAGGCTGATGTCGACAAGGCGGTCGCCGCCGCCAAGCGCGCCTTCCGCACCTTCGGCTTCAGCACGGTCGAGGAGCGTCTCGACATCCTCAACCGCATCATCGAGGTCTACAAGAAGCGCAGCAACGACCTTGCGCTGGCCGTGTCGCGCGAGATGGGCGCGCCGCGCCAGTTCGCGCTGGAGAGCCAGGTCGGTATCGGCCTCGCCCACCTGACGCAGATGGCCAAGACGCTGAAGGAGTTCGAGTTCCGCCACGTCAAGGGCGACCATCTGATCGTCAAGGAGCCGATCGGCGTCGTCGGCCTGATCACGCCGTGGAACTGGCCGCTGAACCAGATCACCTGCAAGGTCGCGCCGGCGATCGCGGCGGGCTGCACCATGGTGCTGAAGCCGTCCGAGATCGCACCGCTCGACGGCATCATCTTCGCCGAGATCGTCGACGAGGCCGGCGTGCCGAAGGGCGTGTTCAACCTCGTCAACGGCGACGGCCCGACCGTGGGCGAGGCCATGTCCGCGCATCCTGACATCGACATGATGTCCTTCACCGGTTCGACCCGCGCCGGCATCCTTGTCGCCAAGGCGGCGGCCGACACGGTGAAGCGCGTGCATCAGGAACTCGGCGGCAAGTCCGCCAACATCCTGTTCGACGATGTCGACCTGCCGGCCGCCGTGACCAAGGGCGTCGCCGGCTGCTTCGGCAACAGCGGCCAGTCCTGCAACGCGCCGACGCGCATGTTCGTGCCGCGCGAACGCCACGACGAGGCGGCTTCGATCGCCAAGGAAGCGGCCGAGAAGTTCACCGTCGGCCCGGCCGACGGTCCGAACACCAGGCTCGGCCCGGTCGTGAGCGAAGTGCAGTTCAAGAAGATCCAGGACCTTATCGAGAGCGGCATCAAGGAAGGCGCGACGCTTCTCACCGGCGGCCCGGGCCGTCCGGCCGACCTCAACCGCGGCTACTACGTGCGCCCGACTGTCTTCGCCAATGTGACGCCGGACATGCGCATCGCCAAGGAGGAGATTTTCGGCCCTGTCCTGTCGATCATGCCCTATGACACGGTCGAGCAGGTGGTGGACGAGGCGAACAACACCGTCTACGGCCTCGCCTCCTATATCCAGACCAAGGACATGAAGAAGGCGCGCGAGGTCGCTTCCCGCATGCGTTCGGGCAATGTCTACATCAACTACCCGACCTGGGATGCCGGCCTGCCCTTCGGCGGCTACAAGCAATCGGGCAACGGCCGCGAATACGCCGAATACGGCCTTGAGGACTTCCTCGAGATCAAGGGCATCGCCGGCTATCAGGCCGCCGAATAG